A single Anopheles arabiensis isolate DONGOLA chromosome X, AaraD3, whole genome shotgun sequence DNA region contains:
- the LOC120905975 gene encoding uncharacterized protein LOC120905975 → MRSLGVGAEKFISISSSHSQSNKHSIILLKVLSSTESSTTVMDVKDHSADADGPAADTSRPASTTTKRQRSAAEMKENAPSHDYNLRQRGKATAGQHDVFERNYQYAFIYKAKHEKAVKEQEEAYANLPHFKAQPMPIGSPPRRIRMPQFTIPHTPEVLKHQNKKQAVE, encoded by the exons ATGCGTTCGCTCGGCGTCGGTGCTGAAAAATTCATCTCAATATCCAGCTCCCATtcacaatcaaacaaacattcaatcATTCTTCTCAAAGTGTTATCATCAACCGAATCATCAACAACAGTTATGGACGTTAAAG ACCATTCGGCGGATGCAGACGGCCCGGCGGCGGATACAAGTCGGCCGgcaagcaccaccaccaaaaggCAACGTTCGGCGGCAGAGATGAAGGAGAATGCGCCCTCGCACGACTACAATCTGCGGCAGCGGGGCAAAGCGACGGCCGGCCAGCACGACGTGTTCGAGCGCAACTACCAGTACGCCTTCATCTACAAGGCGAAGCACGAGAAGGCGGtgaaggagcaggaggaggccTACGCCAACTTGCCGCACTTTAAGGCCCAGCCGATGCCGATCGGGTCGCCGCCGCGCCGTATCCGGATGCCCCAGTTCACCATCCCGCACACGCCGGAGGTGTTGAAGCACCAGAACAAGAAGCAGGCGGTGGAGTGA